In Salvia miltiorrhiza cultivar Shanhuang (shh) chromosome 4, IMPLAD_Smil_shh, whole genome shotgun sequence, the DNA window CCACTGCAGCATAAGATCTCAGAGACATTGTTGAGGATATCAACGATCATCTCTTTTGAATTCTCAACGCCGTTCAATGAGGCTGCAGACTCTGTTTCACAATAAGAGCAATCCAGAGATTCTTGGACCATTTTGTAGCCTGCAGACACAAGTTGAAGTTAGATAGTCGCATATACGCCCAAAATTAAGCATAACAAAGCTGGTCTTGAACCCCAAAAAGATTTCTTGGACAAGATGTTGTCACCTGGGCCATCGTCTGCACTGCTGGAAGGAAAACTCTCAGTAGAAAAGCAGGTTTCAAGAACCGATCCTGGGCTTAGGTGCTCAGCATCGAGCGGTTGGTCAAAAGACGGGTTCACACCCATGGCATTTCCCTGAACCAAAGTAACCAATATAATCATCAGATGACTCTTCAATTATTTCATCAAAATGGCAGCAAAATTGATTGAAGTTCAGACATGCAAACGAAAATCAGATGAACGAACCTGACAGCAAATCAAAACCTGGCATAAGAAATCTTAACCATACCAGAAACTCTCAGAGGCTAACAAAATTCTatgagtaaaaaaaattcttaagtCATTTTCAGCAAATACTATATAGCCAAGTGGATCTGCAAATGATTCCCTACAACATAGTATTCGAGTCACAATCTAAACCACTCCCTCTAACATAGAGTAACAGTTTAGCGAAGTAAACGGACCAGGTAATAAGACATGGCATGGTGAGCACTAAAGTTTTTGGGCAAGAAAAAGCTGTATTTAGCAAACAAAACATGAGTACTAAATTAGTGGACATCAACAAAGCATTTTAATTCTTGTTGAACGCCAAAATTTAGGCTGGGGTGTTAATAGGTTAATGTAGTTACATTGTgttttttgacaaaaagactGCATTAAAAGTTACATTCAAGAAAATGTGTTGAGAACTCAAGCCTAATCTATCAAAATGCTACGTAATAGAAGATTTTGGGTTACCTGTGAAACGCTTGAAGATTTTGAGTTTGACAAATGGCTCTGATCACTCCAACCATTTCTCCTATCAGATATAGCTGGTAAATTATCCTGCAGAAATGGAGCCTCTGATGTCAAGGCTGTTATTAGCTCTTGTAGAATCGTAGCTGTGGTTTTTTTAGGTGCATTGCCCGTATCCTCCCCTTGGCAATTCAATTCCTTCAATTTTTGTTCCAGAAGTGCACCAAGGGCATCTCCGCTTATAGGGCGCGATCTCTCAAACTCCGTCTTTCTAACACATTCTCCTAATGCCGGTTTCTCTCTACTTCTAACCTGCATTTCGCCAATTTCATGAATTCCAACCTTCTGCTTCACTGATGAATTGAATGTGAAGGAAACCACATTGTTGCTCCCTGCAAGTGCAACACTGTCAAATTTTCTGTCTTGTCGATGGAGCAAGCCACATTCATGGTCAACGTAGTGAGGACGCACTGAATGAGGAGAACCAATAACCGGTTTGTTTACTGCATAGCTTGAGCAACCAGAATATTCACCTTGTCGAGATAGATTGTTCGGCCTCCTCTTTCTCCCAGTAGGTACTGAGTCACTCATGCTATTGGGGATTCTCTTTTCCAATTCAAATCTACCATTCTCAATTCGGGAAGGCACCCGAGACCTTGAACTACAGCTTAAGCTTGGATTTGCTGAAACATACTTCTTTGTCCCATTCATAACACTTGTTGATGCCTTGTTATTCGTCAAAGTAATCACATTCGGCCTTAGAGGAACTGTTTCCGTTGCTCGTAACATCTGATTTTGCCTATAGGGCTTCTGGTTAGGGCTAAGAGGTAAATGCACACCCCTCGGAGCCTTGCAATGCTGCTGAATATGCCCGGCACAGAAAGGACTCCTATACGAGGCGAACTTCACATGAGTTTGAACATTTCCAATAACCGGAGCTGCAGCCATGGAGCAGCCATCACGAATATCTTCTTCCAACTGATGATATAATGCAGCGTTTACAGGCTTACTTTGTTCCAACAGTTGACAACAAGATCTTACGTTATTCGACAAGGGTGAGGTAAAAACTAATGGTTGTGGAGTGATGGTAGGTTTACCGTTCATACTATCCAGCATATAGCCACAATTTTTGCAAGACGACTCCCCCACTGCAGCAACACTTCCAAAACCATAAGAGCCTTCCGAATGGCTTGGCAACGAGCGTGTCCTTCCCTCCATATCGGTATCTTGTGGAGAATCTCGCGAAGCATTAGAGTAAGTGAGAGCACATCTAGATCTACTTGTCTGTAAACCAGGTTCCAAAATTCTAGTGGCTGCACCAATCAGTTTAGATGGCCTTTTCCTTGAAAGATTCTTGGGAGTTTTCACTGGCGAAGGAAGCTTTGGATGATGCTGCTTTCTTGACTTGGATAACACATTCTTGAATGGCAGCTTCTCGGTCCCAAATCTAGTTATGGGTTGCCTCTCACATCCACTTGTCTTTTGAAGTTTCTGAGGCCTTACTTCATGCTTAATCCCACCTTTCAACTCTTCCCTTTTATCGACTAATTCCTCTGCTTCTCGCAAAACAACACCGGA includes these proteins:
- the LOC131023851 gene encoding uncharacterized protein LOC131023851 isoform X1, coding for MIHNHSSDPLKTYHIISVEKAASSLAIVEKKPQRPGGCVGIFFQLFDWNRRFAKKKLFSKKLLPPVRFKQASKKFGGDEKQPKLRLIADENNGGFPTAKMSNGAAIVDNEQKHEMHVPGLVARLMGLDSMPALQRDKSKKAPASGVVLREAEELVDKREELKGGIKHEVRPQKLQKTSGCERQPITRFGTEKLPFKNVLSKSRKQHHPKLPSPVKTPKNLSRKRPSKLIGAATRILEPGLQTSRSRCALTYSNASRDSPQDTDMEGRTRSLPSHSEGSYGFGSVAAVGESSCKNCGYMLDSMNGKPTITPQPLVFTSPLSNNVRSCCQLLEQSKPVNAALYHQLEEDIRDGCSMAAAPVIGNVQTHVKFASYRSPFCAGHIQQHCKAPRGVHLPLSPNQKPYRQNQMLRATETVPLRPNVITLTNNKASTSVMNGTKKYVSANPSLSCSSRSRVPSRIENGRFELEKRIPNSMSDSVPTGRKRRPNNLSRQGEYSGCSSYAVNKPVIGSPHSVRPHYVDHECGLLHRQDRKFDSVALAGSNNVVSFTFNSSVKQKVGIHEIGEMQVRSREKPALGECVRKTEFERSRPISGDALGALLEQKLKELNCQGEDTGNAPKKTTATILQELITALTSEAPFLQDNLPAISDRRNGWSDQSHLSNSKSSSVSQGNAMGVNPSFDQPLDAEHLSPGSVLETCFSTESFPSSSADDGPGYKMVQESLDCSYCETESAASLNGVENSKEMIVDILNNVSEILCCSGLAFGLKGNEVEQVKEVLLNAELVFHSALLSGSAVGKGSPIKHLLLDELDMLASVLWMNFGCSLGVEDGKEVNQLKTFVLDSVMEYLGVRFQEFPGSRSKVSRKLPLRMNNSMLILEIVEVVRRWEELSRLCVDDLIEREMSRSLEEWTQCESEAFEITRQLVQILVDEIVMDLCNMLH
- the LOC131023851 gene encoding uncharacterized protein LOC131023851 isoform X2 — encoded protein: MNDTVEKAASSLAIVEKKPQRPGGCVGIFFQLFDWNRRFAKKKLFSKKLLPPVRFKQASKKFGGDEKQPKLRLIADENNGGFPTAKMSNGAAIVDNEQKHEMHVPGLVARLMGLDSMPALQRDKSKKAPASGVVLREAEELVDKREELKGGIKHEVRPQKLQKTSGCERQPITRFGTEKLPFKNVLSKSRKQHHPKLPSPVKTPKNLSRKRPSKLIGAATRILEPGLQTSRSRCALTYSNASRDSPQDTDMEGRTRSLPSHSEGSYGFGSVAAVGESSCKNCGYMLDSMNGKPTITPQPLVFTSPLSNNVRSCCQLLEQSKPVNAALYHQLEEDIRDGCSMAAAPVIGNVQTHVKFASYRSPFCAGHIQQHCKAPRGVHLPLSPNQKPYRQNQMLRATETVPLRPNVITLTNNKASTSVMNGTKKYVSANPSLSCSSRSRVPSRIENGRFELEKRIPNSMSDSVPTGRKRRPNNLSRQGEYSGCSSYAVNKPVIGSPHSVRPHYVDHECGLLHRQDRKFDSVALAGSNNVVSFTFNSSVKQKVGIHEIGEMQVRSREKPALGECVRKTEFERSRPISGDALGALLEQKLKELNCQGEDTGNAPKKTTATILQELITALTSEAPFLQDNLPAISDRRNGWSDQSHLSNSKSSSVSQGNAMGVNPSFDQPLDAEHLSPGSVLETCFSTESFPSSSADDGPGYKMVQESLDCSYCETESAASLNGVENSKEMIVDILNNVSEILCCSGLAFGLKGNEVEQVKEVLLNAELVFHSALLSGSAVGKGSPIKHLLLDELDMLASVLWMNFGCSLGVEDGKEVNQLKTFVLDSVMEYLGVRFQEFPGSRSKVSRKLPLRMNNSMLILEIVEVVRRWEELSRLCVDDLIEREMSRSLEEWTQCESEAFEITRQLVQILVDEIVMDLCNMLH
- the LOC131023851 gene encoding uncharacterized protein LOC131023851 isoform X3, whose protein sequence is MIHNHSSDPLKTYHIISVEKAASSLAIVEKKPQRPGGCVGIFFQLFDWNRRFAKKKLFSKKLLPPVRFKQASKKFGGDEKQPKLRLIADENNGGFPTAKMSNGAAIVDNEQKHEMHVPGLVARLMGLDSMPALQRDKSKKAPASGVVLREAEELVDKREELKGGIKHEVRPQKLQKTSGCERQPITRFGTEKLPFKNVLSKSRKQHHPKLPSPVKTPKNLSRKRPSKLIGAATRILEPGLQTSRSRCALTYSNASRDSPQDTDMEGRTRSLPSHSEGSYGFGSVAAVGESSCKNCGYMLDSMNGKPTITPQPLVFTSPLSNNVRSCCQLLEQSKPVNAALYHQLEEDIRDGCSMAAAPVIGNVQTHVKFASYRSPFCAGHIQQHCKAPRGVHLPLSPNQKPYRQNQMLRATETVPLRPNVITLTNNKASTSVMNGTKKYVSANPSLSCSSRSRVPSRIENGRFELEKRIPNSMSDSVPTGRKRRPNNLSRQGSNNVVSFTFNSSVKQKVGIHEIGEMQVRSREKPALGECVRKTEFERSRPISGDALGALLEQKLKELNCQGEDTGNAPKKTTATILQELITALTSEAPFLQDNLPAISDRRNGWSDQSHLSNSKSSSVSQGNAMGVNPSFDQPLDAEHLSPGSVLETCFSTESFPSSSADDGPGYKMVQESLDCSYCETESAASLNGVENSKEMIVDILNNVSEILCCSGLAFGLKGNEVEQVKEVLLNAELVFHSALLSGSAVGKGSPIKHLLLDELDMLASVLWMNFGCSLGVEDGKEVNQLKTFVLDSVMEYLGVRFQEFPGSRSKVSRKLPLRMNNSMLILEIVEVVRRWEELSRLCVDDLIEREMSRSLEEWTQCESEAFEITRQLVQILVDEIVMDLCNMLH